In the Euphorbia lathyris chromosome 5, ddEupLath1.1, whole genome shotgun sequence genome, one interval contains:
- the LOC136231088 gene encoding cytochrome P450 71D445-like → MESQFLSSSSNWPIISMTTLIFLVLIWKKFRTKTPNPKLPPGPWKLPIIGSMHHLIGCLPHEKLRDLAIKHGPIMHIQLGELTNIIISSPKIAKEVLKDHDVIFAERPLMLSAKTISYDFKDISFAPYGDYWRQLRKITTMELLNAKRVRSFRSIREDETSKLVRLISSSSNEASGSAINFSSLINSSIYCMTSRAAFGKIWEGENVFLTCLETLITEFGRGISIADAYPSIKWLQMFSRIRARVDKLHHQIDQIFQNILDEHRSAKKGQQGDQLDLVDVLLNLQEKGDLEFPLTDETIKAVIMDIFIAGVDTSSTTIEWMMAELMKNPRVMEKTQEEIRKICDAKGRVDEADLQEFNYLKLVVKEDLRLHPPAPLMVPRECRESCVIDGYDIPVKSKIMVNLWAMGRDNRYWDEPEEFKPERFQGSSVDYKGNNFEYIPFGAGRRICPGMAFGIANVELPLAKLLYHFDWKLIDGLKPENLDMTEVIGSSSKRKSDLCIIPIPYLPPTSTN, encoded by the exons ATGGAATCCCAGTTCCTGTCCTCTAGTTCTAACTGGCCAATAATATCCATGACAACCCTCATTTTCCTTGTTCTGATATGGAAGAAATTCAGAACAAAAACTCCAAATCCAAAGCTACCACCAGGTCCATGGAAGCTACCTATAATAGGAAGTATGCACCATTTAATTGGGTGTTTACCCCATGAGAAACTGAGAGATTTAGCCATTAAACATGGACCCATCATGCATATTCAGCTTGGTGAGCTTACAAATATTATCATCTCTTCTCCTAAAATTGCAAAAGAGGTTCTTAAAGACCATGATGTTATCTTTGCTGAGAGGCCTCTCATGCTCTCTGCTAAGACCATTAGTTATGACTTTAAAGACATCAGTTTTGCTCCTTATGGAGATTATTGGAGACAACTCCGGAAGATTACAACCATGGAGTTGCTCAATGCCAAGCGTGTTCGCTCATTCAGATCAATCAGGGAAGACGAAACATCGAAGCTCGTCCGGTTGATTTCATCATCATCTAATGAAGCTTCAGGATCAGCTATTAACTTTAGCAGTTTGATCAATTCTTCAATCTATTGCATGACTTCAAGAGCTGCTTTTGGGAAGATATGGGAAGGGGAAAATGTGTTTCTAACATGTTTGGAGACATTAATTACTGAATTTGGGAGAGGAATTAGTATTGCTGATGCATATCCTTCTATCAAATGGCTTCAGATGTTTAGTAGGATAAGGGCTAGAGTTGACAAACTTCACCATCAAATTGATCAGATTTTTCAGAACATCCTTGATGAACATAGATCAGCCAAAAAGGGACAGCAAGGAGATCAACTAGATCTTGTAGATGTTCTTTTGAATCTCCAAGAAAAAGGGGACCTTGAATTCCCTTTAACTGATGAAACCATCAAAGCAGTCATCATG GATATATTTATTGCTGGTGTTGACACTTCATCAACAACAATAGAATGGATGATGGCGGAACTAATGAAAAACCCTAGAGTAATGGAGAAGACACAAGAAGAAATAAGAAAGATATGTGATGCAAAAGGAAGAGTAGATGAAGCGGATTTGCAGGAATTTAACTATCTAAAGTTGGTAGTAAAAGAAGATCTGAGACTACATCCTCCTGCTCCATTAATGGTTCCAAGAGAATGTCGGGAGAGTTGTGTGATTGATGGATATGATATACCAgttaaatctaaaatcatggTAAATTTATGGGCAATGGGAAGAGATAATAGATATTGGGATGAGCCAGAGGAATTTAAACCAGAACGATTTCAGGGTAGTTCAGTTGATTATAAAGGAAATAACTTTGAATACATTCCATTTGGTGCTGGAAGGAGAATATGTCCGGGAATGGCGTTTGGGATAGCCAATGTTGAGCTTCCACTTGCCAAGTTGCTATACCATTTTGACTGGAAACTCATTGATGGACTCAAACCTGAAAATCTTGATATGACTGAAGTTATTGGATCAAGTAGTAAAAGGAAATCCGATCTCTGCATCATTCCCATTCCATACCTTCCTCCCACCTCAACCAACTAA